From the genome of Burkholderia cepacia ATCC 25416:
GTGGGTTTTGCTACCTGCGGCGACGGCCGCGGAGTCTCACTAACTGCCTCTTCGACCGGCGGATCCGGAAGCACCTCGGCGGGCAGCGCCGACGGCAACGCCTCCAGTACCGGGACCGCGTCGAACAGCGAGACCTGCGATGCGCGATGCTGCTCGACCTGCCAGTGCGCCTCGGTCATCAGGTGCACTTTCACGCTGCGGGCCGCGTGCAGCGCGTAGCCTTCGCAGTCCAACGCCTCGTTGCGCGGGCTGATCTTCTTCCACACGCGCTTACCGCCACGCGGCCCCGGCACCTTGACCTCTGCCGTGAGCTGCGACAGGTAGTCGCTGCGCACACCGCTATACCAGTGCATGCGGCCCGGCCCGTTGCCGTCGAGCTTCAACCGGTTTTCGAGGATCAGATCCTTCGCGCGGCTCACGCCGACCATATACGGGCGCAACCCGTACTTCGCCGCCTTACTGTTGTTGCGCGTCGAGTCGATCGATGCCTTCGGCACGCTGAATATCTCCGCGTCGACGTTGCTGCTGCCCTTGACCGCCATGACGTTGTAACCGGCCTGCTGCGCCGTGCGCACATACTTGTATACGGCGTCCGACGTCGCACCGTCCGACGAGTCGATCGACGCTGCACGTACACGCAGCAGCCAGCCATTCTCATGCCGGTATGCGTGCGACAGCAGCGTCGTCAACGCGCCCCATACGCCGCCCGTCATCGGGTCTTGCTGCTGCTCCGTCACGTTGCCGTAGATCTCGCCCCACAAAACGAGCCAGCTTTCCTCGCCCCGACCCCATGCGCGCAGGACGATTGCGAGCCGGTCGTGTTGCACGTCGACGCCAAGCGTCAACACCAGACCGCCAGTCGGCACGGTCAGCTCCGCGTACGACAGCGCACGTTGCGCGAGCACGTCCAGCTCGGGCAGATCGGTCTTGTACTTGTACGCCCGGCCCTGCGAGTTGTTCACGAACGAACGCATCTTCGTATCGTCGCCTTCGCGCAGCGCCTTGTCGGCCGTCAGCCACTTCTTGACCAGCTCGGCCATGTTGGAGCCGGGGAACGGCGACACCAGCTCGTTGATGCGGAAGCCGGCAACACCGTGAAACGGCGCCGTCGCAACCCATCGCCCGCGACGAACCGCGCGAATGCGCGTCGCGTCGTCCCACAACGAGCCGCAATGCGGACAGGTGTAACGGGCCGTCTCCGGTTGTGCGCGGCCGTAGACCTCATGCACGACTTCGGCGCCCTCGCTCCACGTGACGTTTTCCCACGCCAGCTCATGCTCCTCGTCACAATCAGGGCACGGCACCAGATACACGCGCTGATCAGATGCCGCGTAAGCCTGCTGGATGCGCGACAGGCCGTCGATGGTCGGCGTGCCGCCCAAGATCATCTTGCGTCGCCGGGCCGAGTAGCTCTTGTTCCGTTCCTCCAGCAGCGTGATCGAGTCGCCCTGCTCGCGCACGTTCGTATTCGCGTCGTCCGGCTCCTCGACCGCGACGACCGGGGCCGGCGTCGACTTCACTTCGTCCGGCGCGTTCGACGTGATGAACTTCAGGAAGCCACGCGCGAACGTCTTGTGATCCCACAAGTTGTTTTTGTCGCGGGCCGCATGAACCGGCAATTTCGCCGACAGGCGAGGTGTCACCTCAACCATCGGCTCGAACTTCTCCAGGTTGAACTTCTTCGCCGTTTTCTCTTTCGGGAACATGACGATCATCGGGCACGGGTCAACGTCGATCCGCTTGCCGATGTAGTTCAGCAGCACGCCATCTGTCCATGCGACCTGCGCCGACTTCATGCACACGATTTTCTGCACCGTCGGATCGTCCAGCGCTTCGTGCATGCCGAACACCCACGGCGTGATGTTCGGGTTATACCGGCCGGGGCTGGCAGAACCCTTCGCGCTCAACCTACGATGTTTGCGTGCCCAGTCCGTCGTCCCAATCCGCTCCGGCGGACGCAACATCGTCGCGATCCGGCGAATCACCGCGTGGACTGTCTGGGTCGTATTCAGAAAGCTGCTCAAGGCATCCATATATATGCTCGTTCAACCATTCGACGTCCACCTCGACGCCGTATAGCGTGCGCAGCTCCTGCACCAGCTTGTCGGACAGCGACAGCAGCTCCGTTTGAAATGCGCCGACCATCAGGCCGTACGCCTGTTCGAGCTGCGCCGCATTGACCAGCTGCCCCTTCTTCTCTGCCAGCGTCAGCAGCTTGATCTCGCGATCGACGCGCTCCGTCATTGCACGCTCGGCGACGAGATCGATCCCGGTCTCACTGGAGCGGCCGGCCGCGACCTCGCGCAAGTGCCGAATGTAGGCGATGCGGATCTCGTCGATCGACGCCGCGCGATAATCGAGCTGGACCTTGTCGACGAACCGCGAAACGGCCGATTGGTCAAGGTCGAGATGGTCAGCGATCTGATGCTGAGTCGGCATGAATATGACCCCCTATGGAGACTCGCCAGTAGAGAAAAAACGCGGGTGCGAGCCCCCGCGTGTGGCGATGCCCAGAGGGTCCCCGCCTGCTCAAAAAATGGGCAGACCGGCACCGATCGCGACATCGGCGTTCACGCCGTCGCCCGCACGGTCCATTGCCCACACGACACGGTCCATCGCATCGTCAAACACGAAGCACCGCGCGGTTACGCGCCCCATGCTTCGATCTTCATCCCACGTCGACCAGACCTCGCTCGGTCCAGCGCTCGTCGACTCGATTCGCATTTCAGCGCCCCAATGCAAAAAGCCCCGAGGGCTTGCGCGCTCAGGGCTTCAAATTAACTTCGTAGGAGCAGACGCCCCTGCCAATCGAGACACATCACAACCGGCTGTCAGTTCAAATGGAAAGACCACACCCACCATATGCATAGTTGGGTGTGGTCTTCATTCGCACTTGCTAGCCGCTTAGACCCGCCAATTTCGAGCACGGCGGGCCAACATCCGTCTTCGGCTCATGACTCGGCGTCGTGGTGGCTCCTTCTTCTTCGGTTCCTCGTCCCGTTCAATCATCGTCGTCAGCCGAAAGATTGCCATCGCTGTAGCGAGAGCCGTCGCGATAGCGTAGATGAACAGTAGAAATCCAAAAAAGTATCCGACCGGAGATATCCATTTGTGTACGAAATCGATAGAACCGAAAACGGAGTACACGTACGCGCCAACGCCCTCGGTCTCCTTGAGCGGGAAGTCGAGTCCTTTTGCCGCTAATGCAACGCCGAATGCAGCAAGCTGCACGACGATGAAATGAGCGAGTGACGCGCTGATTGTGACAAAGGGACTCGTCTTTCCCTTCCGGCGGGTCATGATGACACTTCGAAAGCGCTCGTCGCCAAAGCCCAACACAATCGCATACGCGCCAATCGCAAAACCAACCATAGTCGGCAAGACGGCGATCGGATCACCCCACCATCCGCCGTCTACCCAGAGATGGGCAAGTAACGCCGTGGCAACCGCTGAAGCATGGAGATACGGAGAAGTCAGGACCGCTCGCCATCCCCCGTATGCACTCCAGTATCGCCGGAAAATGTTCCGTACACCGCGATACGATTTCTTCAGGTCACTCAGCATGCATTAGCCTCAGGCTGGTCGGCGCAAACGGCGAATTCGGGCGAGGTACTCCGCAGCTACATTCTTCAACGCGGTCACAACCGTCTCCACGTTTGGATCATATAGCGCAGGAGTCAACATCGGATGCTTCTTCGTAGAAAGTGTCTGGACTTTCCCGATCTCGGTCATCCCACGAGCTTCCACATAACCGTTCGCCTGCGCCACCTCAGAAAGCAAGCGAGTATGCTCATTGGGCTCGAGAGATTCGCCCTTGTTTGCGACGAGGACCGTGACCATCGTCGCTGCATTCTGCTCGGCCATTCGCTCCTTAACGTCCTGCTCCACATCCTCCCAATCGTCGGGGTTCGGCGGCGTAATGACAATGTGGAGTTTTCGAAGCTCGGGCAAAGCGAAAATCTTGTCGAGCGTATCTGCACCTGGAATGACAGTAACAGTGATTTCCTTGAACTGTTCCGTCAATCGCGGCTGATTGAGCAGCTGCTTGAAGTACTTGCCCGCATCCTGCGGCCCTAGGTGCTCGTTAGAGTCTTGGCTCACAAAGAACAGTCGGTGCGATGGAGCATGAAACAAGAACGGAAACG
Proteins encoded in this window:
- a CDS encoding phage terminase large subunit family protein, producing the protein MLRPPERIGTTDWARKHRRLSAKGSASPGRYNPNITPWVFGMHEALDDPTVQKIVCMKSAQVAWTDGVLLNYIGKRIDVDPCPMIVMFPKEKTAKKFNLEKFEPMVEVTPRLSAKLPVHAARDKNNLWDHKTFARGFLKFITSNAPDEVKSTPAPVVAVEEPDDANTNVREQGDSITLLEERNKSYSARRRKMILGGTPTIDGLSRIQQAYAASDQRVYLVPCPDCDEEHELAWENVTWSEGAEVVHEVYGRAQPETARYTCPHCGSLWDDATRIRAVRRGRWVATAPFHGVAGFRINELVSPFPGSNMAELVKKWLTADKALREGDDTKMRSFVNNSQGRAYKYKTDLPELDVLAQRALSYAELTVPTGGLVLTLGVDVQHDRLAIVLRAWGRGEESWLVLWGEIYGNVTEQQQDPMTGGVWGALTTLLSHAYRHENGWLLRVRAASIDSSDGATSDAVYKYVRTAQQAGYNVMAVKGSSNVDAEIFSVPKASIDSTRNNSKAAKYGLRPYMVGVSRAKDLILENRLKLDGNGPGRMHWYSGVRSDYLSQLTAEVKVPGPRGGKRVWKKISPRNEALDCEGYALHAARSVKVHLMTEAHWQVEQHRASQVSLFDAVPVLEALPSALPAEVLPDPPVEEAVSETPRPSPQVAKPTETPPPSGVSRIQGRRVGRSTYLKRR
- a CDS encoding MarR family transcriptional regulator: MPTQHQIADHLDLDQSAVSRFVDKVQLDYRAASIDEIRIAYIRHLREVAAGRSSETGIDLVAERAMTERVDREIKLLTLAEKKGQLVNAAQLEQAYGLMVGAFQTELLSLSDKLVQELRTLYGVEVDVEWLNEHIYGCLEQLSEYDPDSPRGDSPDRDDVASAGADWDDGLGTQTS